ATTTCAGTTAAACGGTCTCTGCAATCAAAAGGGTTTTCTGACCATGGAAAATTCAGCGAGTCAGTAACTTCACATTAAAAATTATAGATGATCgatcaaaatttgaaattgagcACTCACTTTcaacttgaaaaagaaaagcgaTAAACCCCAGAAACTGATAAAGAGTGATACACACTAATGTTCAGGCTTAGAAAACTTCAAGAAAACAGAGAGAACAATCAAATGGGTCAAAGAAACAACGGTGGAAGAACATCAAAtggaacaaaaaagaacaatttgaAGAAGTGGATCATGTTGATTTACCAGTGGGAGTGATGGGTGCTTGAGAAACTGAAATTCCACGACATGACTTTATTGGGTATACGAAAATTGATGACACTTTGGCCGCCATTCTCTCTGAGTACTGAGTGTTCCTGTGTGTGTTTTGCTAATGATATATTTTACAGCCAAGTGCCAACTGCTGTACACTCGGACGTACTATATAGAGCCAGAGTGCCATACCAATCCACACTAcaaaagggttaaaaaaaaaaaaaaaaaaaagaagaagaaagaatccAAAAAGACACAAATTAGCAAACGAAGAAACTTTTACAGAGGGAATTCTGTCCTTTTCTTCAAATGGGTAGGGGGACGGCTACTTTCCAAAGAAAAGCATAGGTGACAACCATATTTTCCTTCCCTTTTTCGTACGCATGTGTTCATTTATTCTTTTAGATAAGCTTACCGGTCCAACTAAGACATTggcaatttgtttatttttcttcttcttctttttttgtgagAATGTTGACCTTTAATCAtcataaaaggagaaaagataaCAATTGAACAAAATTCAAGTTTGAGTCTAAAGTCCCTATATCAAAATCATTAGATTTGACATCAAGATGATATAGATGATGTTATTTAACTTACTTTTATAGTTTATGTTGCGACAAAACTAATATTCTAGGATCACCAAAGAAAGTAGAAATATAGCACAATAGCAAATTACCGTAACACAAACTCAaggacaccaagatttaagtggttcggcttaACAAGCCTACATCTACTGGCGGAGACAATCCAGgaaaaattcactattaaaagGATGGAGTACAAAGTGCAATACAAAAAGAAGCGACTCAAATCCAAAAGCCCCAATGCATGTATGGCTTGGAACAATCTCCAAGACAGAGGTACAAACGTTTTGTGTATTGTGGGCAATTTTCatgtggtttttttatttatttgttgctctatgtggatgacatgctTAGTGTTGCTAAAAGTATGTTTGAGGTTAAGAGATTAAAATCTTGAAATGCAAATCACACATTCACTACAGTTTATGGGGGAAGTACCTTTCATAGTCATTATCAAAGAATCAATCAGTTTCGAATATCGTGGCAAGAAATTCATCATAAAGTTgctagtttttatcaaattgctaTAACTCCAGAAGTCAAAAACTTTCCTATCGCAATTACCACCACTGGATACCTCCTTTATTCTTGATCTATGAGTGGTTGCGAGCTAAATATTCTTGCTCCTTTACCTTCTCTTTTATGTAATCCATCAGCTAATGGActttgaaaaaagaagagacTAGAATAAGGAAGAGAGACATAGAATTAAGGTAGTTCGGCTAATGATCTATATCTACACAGTAAGACGTTTTTTTGGCtacatctttctttttcattatttgatggagaaatttcacaaaaagggtatcaaactagCGCGTGTTTTCAATAAAGGGTACCGACGTAGCAAAATGTTCAATTGAGTGTATACATTTATCAAAACTATGCAATGTTGGGTATTCCGTCACATttcgttctaaatcgatgacggaacccaaaaatcatgaatttcacgtgattttttaagtaaaacttCCGATTATGCCCCTCATTCCTTCGTTGGCGTTGTCCGCTTCGTCTGTAATTTTCTTGGCCTTGTTGGGAGCTAGACGAACCAAAGGACACCAAATCTCAGTGATTTACCGGAAGTCACAAATTTCACGATGGTGAGCATTATCCCTGGGTGCTCGGCCATGCATCCTCATCCCATATGCAAGCGCTTCGTGGTCGTCGCATCCGCCAAAGAAGGACACCTCACTGGTCGACGAGAATTCCGACCGAGCACTGGGCCCGACGGAAGACACGCTCATTCACCGCATGGAAAGAGCTTCCCAGAGACCATTTGGAgaacgttaattttttttttttaacaggcaTGGACTCCTACTTGTTGCTACTGGCGTGGACGATCTCCATGCATGAAGTTGGTGCCCATGCAGAGCGTCAAGTCCGGCTCAGATTCTTGTTTCTTTGCGGCAAGTCTGGAGCATGGTTGATGCAGACGTTAAAGGAAAACTTGATCCTAAAAAATCCTTCCCAGATTCGGGTAAAACTGGTATTGGTGATTTTTACAATCTTCCCATCTCTCCTTTCAAAGCCTTGTAGGTGGTGACAAAGGGTGCATGAAGCAGTTaacagaaagagaagaaaaaaaaaatgaaaggaaaggaaaaagaatgaaGCAAAAAATCCTCTGTTTTGGAACATAAAAACAGAGTTGAACAGAAACAATCCTCCTCCTTCCTTTGCTGCTTGGTGGAgtgaaagaaattaatattaggCTAGGAGAAAACATAGGATTTTTTGTTCCAGCTCTGTTTTTATGTTCCAAGATAGAGGATTATTTGCTtggttctttttcctttccttttagtttttttttccttctctttttgtcAACTGCTTGATGGGCGTGTACagcttcatttccttttgtttcttccGATACAAACCAGAAAACATGGCTGACGCAATTCTCTCAACCTTCCTCCAAGTGTTATTTGATAGAAGACGCGGAGGACAGGCAACTTACAGATCCTTGTGGGAAAGTGGCTTCATATGCTTAAAGATGCTATCTATGATGCAGAACATGTCTTAAGGCACTTCTATGTATAAGTAAATCAGTAAAGATGGTCTTTTGTTATCttgttctcctcttcttctcttctctgtcttctttcttctctttgtatttcTGTTTCTCCACCCAAATCACACCCCAAAAGAACCCATTTGTATTTTACAGAAGCAACCTTCTTCTTTGCTCCTTTTGCTCTCCGTATCGACGAATGTAGGCCTTGTAAGCTACAAATCCACCATAGAGCCATGCTCCTCCACCGTTCCACTTTCTCTCCGAGTTCTCTTTGATATACTCTCCAGGTCTTCCTTTTTAACTCTGTTAGCACTTGTTTTCTTCATTTGCGGTAGCTCAGCAGCTAGCCCATCTCGTATCAGTCAGCAGCTCCTCACAGTGTTGAGCAGCAATGTCACCAACAGGGTTGAGCAGCAGCAACAGCAATGGTTccaatctccatctccatctccatacTCTGCAGCAAAATGACGCCCAGTCCGACACATCTTAGCCGTTCCCAGATTTCCTCAACCTTCTGCATCAAAGGGCGTGTTCTCCGGCGTTAAATCCACCGATCCGCGCCCTGCCGTCACCAGATTTTCTCACCAGAAACCACCCAGCTTCCTCTTCATTGTTTCCATGTTTTCCTCCATATTTTACTGCATGATTCATGGGATGTCGAGTTGGGAGGGCAGGTCGGTGAGTTCGTCGATGGTGGGGATTGGGGTGGAGGGGAGTGAGACAGAGATGGACCGGAGAGTTAGGAGGGCAGTTTGGGTAGTTTAGGTTGAAAAAAATGACAGCCCATCAAAGACTCATTTGTTTAGATGAGGGGCATAATGAGAAGTTTTGGTTAAAAAGTGACACATGATGGGTATTCCGTCAGGAGTTAACAGCTAAGCCCGACGGAATACTCGATATTGAACAGTTTTGATAAATGCATATACTCAATTGAATGCTTTGCTATATTTGTACCCTTAATTGAAAACGTGCGATaatttgatacccttttgtgaagttttctcttatttgatTGTATAGATTGACTCTATTTATcgaggggttttttttttttttttttttttattttttatgtccaTACAAGAAAGGGAATGTAAAATTCAAACTAATgatctccgcttcatgaggcgtgatccTTAACCGATTGAGTTTCATAAAGGAACAATTGTAAAACTTTACATCATTTACTCAATAATGTTACATAGTTAATGCTATAGCGTTAATGAGAGCCATTATTGAGTAGATGTTAAACATTACAAATAGAATTCAAAACAACTATCGTACGTTGTCTTCGGATCGATGTCTCAATACTATGAGTGGTTGCAAGCTAAATATTCTTCctccttatcttttcttttatgtaatcCATCagctaaaagaagaaaaaagaatcagGAAAGTGGGGTTGTTAACAAAAAGAATAGATGATATGGTTACTTTTATATAATGAAAATAGATCATTGGTAATTACACTTTACACCATgcactaaaaatgaaaatagatcTGCTCCATGCATGTTTGAGATACAGACGATCCAATACAAAAAAAAGTCATCTATGctcacaaaagaagaaaaaagagtagAAGTTATCCATGGTCCATTTCAAATGCTCCACTCAAGATGATATAGTAATAGTTTCTTACTGAGCAATTCATGTAACAACTTCTTCCCCTATAATAAGGACCGAATGTCCTCCTTCACTGCACAACTACTAGTCTTTCTTCTCACCGTGGCTTCTCTTCACAGACACTTTCTTACCTCCAAACTcagcaccaccaccaccattacCACTCTCTTCACAAACCCATGTGCATTCATACTCTCGGGCCTTCAAAACCATTTCAATCTTTTCCGGGAAGCCATTTTGGCATGCATCCAAAATGAAGATCAAAGATGGACATACTTTGGGCTGCTATAAATTGTTTCATCTCCAGGCAATCATAACCTATAGTGAAGGAGGATGACTGAATGAATCTCAACTATGTTTGCTTTGCTAATTGCTCCCTCCTCtctccaaagaaaagaaaagcttttTACAAAGTCTACGAAAGATGCCATTTATGATCAAATATTTTTGCAGATGTTGATACAACTCGTCCATTGTGTGTACCTAGAAATGAAACAATTGACGATCTGTTACCCAAGTATCTAAATTCGGTATAAAAGGATCTCTGTCCcaatgttttcaattttaacaattaagtCTTaagtttttctcatttttcaaataaGTCCATTTGTCAACTTATTGCTCAAGTTAATTAACAATATGTCATATCAGACCAATTAATTATTAACGTTATGTTACTTTCATTTGACGAGTCATGTGCATGCCAACTGTATGTGTCAAATGACacatacttttaattaaaaagactAATGcaataaactatatttttatttcataactaTCCCACAATAATAATGTGACAGTCCTAACCAAACCTTGAATtagtctttattaaaaaataaataaataaatctaaatgTTAGTTAGAATTGTCAAATTAATTAGTAtcgtgagataaaaatgtggtatataacattattcagTTACAATTATacaataaagatttttttttttgtaaaatctttatttaaggtatatttgtaatttaatgtAATTTTGTCACGTGGCACGCATAATTGGCTTATGATATATCAAACGAGAGTCacgtaatattattaattgattgatCTGACGTAACATATTGTTTGACGTATATCAAATTTCTACGGACTCGCTCCTCCAAAGCCCAAACAaatcataatattataataaaaattgagagACTTTGATGTATTTTGTCACTTCAACTTTGCGATAAGTCTCaatttttccctctctctcagCTTGTGAAGTAGAATAGAGTATCTTTCTTATAGCCCATCTCCGCCAGCCAAAACTCAAAACTTGAGAAAATAAGAGTAGTCCAGGGCATCACAACTGTAATAACTTCCAGCTATGTCATGCTGCTACACCCAACCACTTTCTCCTCTCGCTCTGCCATTCTCTTCACGTGCATCGTCTTCCCTCCAAACCGATCACCGCCTACCCACAGCCCTTCAAAAACAGACTCGTTCTCAACCCCTCCCCACCACCACTCTCACCGCTTCCTCTGCAAAACCCTTGTCTCAGGACTCATGGGTCGAATCCCTTCGCTCCCAAGCGCGGTCCAATCTCTTCCAGGAAGCCATTATGACATACATCCAGATGTTGGCTCTCGCGGGTATTTCACCCGACAACTTCGCTTTCCCGGCTGTCCTCAAGGCCGTGGCGGGACTTCAGGACGTAAATCTTGGGAAACAGATTCATGCCCATGTTTTTAAATTTGGGTACGCCTTCTCTTCGGTCACCGTGGCTAATACCCTTGTTCATATGTATGGGAAATGTGGGAATATAGGGGACGTGTACAAGGTGTTTGACAGAATGACTGAGAGGGACCATGTTTCTTGGAATTCCATCATTGCTGCATTGTGTCGCTTTGAGGAGTGGGAGCTTGCTTTGGAGGCGTTTCGGTTAATGCTGTTTGAGAATGAGGCGCCTAGCTCGTTTACGTTGGTGAGTGGCGCGCTAGCTTGTTCAAATTTGCGTAGGCATGATGGTTTGCGGCTTGGTAAGCAATTGCATGCGTATAGTTTAAGAACAGGAATTTGGAAAACGTATACCAACAATGCTTTCATGGTTATGTATGCTAAATTAGGAAGGGTTGCTGACTCGCAAGCTTTATTTGAGTTATTTGAGGAACGTGATATGGTTTCATGGAACACCATGATAAGTTCCTTCTCTCAAAACGATCAGTTTTTAGAAGCATTATCATTTTTGCGTCTTATGGTTCTTGAAGGAACTAAACCGGATGGGGTCACCTTTGCAAGCGTACTTCCTGCCTGTTCTCATTTGGAGATGTTAGATAGAGGGAAGGAAATTCATGCTTATGCCTTGAAAACTACTAACTTACTCGAGAATTCTTTTGTGGGTAGTGCTTTGGTTGACATGTATTGCAACTGTCAACAAGTTGAAAGTGGTCGCCGAGTTTTTGATGGTATCTTAGAGCGGAGCATTGCACTTTTTAATGCTATGGTTACTGGTTATGCACAAAATGAGCATTACGAGAAGGCCTTGAACCTCTTCTTTCAAATGGTACTTGATGGAATTTGTCCAAACACCACCACAATGTCGAGTGTTTTGCCAGCTAGTGTGCGCTGTGAACTGTTCTCTGACACAGAAGGTATGCATGGGTATGTAATAAAGAGAGGTTTGTATAGGGATAGGTATATGCAGAATGCACTTATGGACATGTACTTCAGAATGGGAAAGATAGAAATCTCAGAATATATATTTAACGGCATGGAGGTCAGAGATATAGTATCTTGGAACACAATGATCACTGGTTATGTCATTTGTGGACGCCATAATGATGCACTTAACCTGCTACACGAGATGCAAATGATAGAAGAACAGAACAAAGACGATAATTgcgaggagaagaacatggttCCCCTTAAGCCAAATTCAGTAACACTTATGACAGTTCTGCCGGGTTGTGCTTCCCTTGCTGCACTAGCAAAGGGGAAAGAGATCCATGGTTATGCCATCAGACATTTATTGGCATCAGATGTTGCAGTCGGTAGTGCACTAGTTGACATGTATGCAAAATGTGGCTGCTTGGACTTTTCTAGGAGAGTGTTTGATCGGATGCCCATCAAGAATGTAATCACCTGGAATGTTCTCATCATGGCTTATGGGATGCATGGGAGAGGGGAGGAAGCCTTTGAACTATTTAAGGATATGGTAGCAGAAGGAGACAAGAACGATGGTTTAAGGCCTAATCAAGTTACATTTATTGCAATTCTTGCAGCGTGTAGTCACTCCAGGATGGTAAATGAAGGCCTATACTTATTCCATAGAATGAAAGAGAACCACGGGGTTGAACCTGCACCAGACCACTATGCTTGTGTGGTGGACTTGCTTGGTCGAGCTGGTCAACTAGAAGAAGCATATGAACTTATCAATACCATGCCCCCTGAGTTTGACAAAACAGATGCGTGGAGTAGCTTGCTTGGTGCTTGTCGGATACATCAGAATGTAGAAATTGGGGAGATTGCAGCTAAGAATCTCCTTGACTTGGAGCCAAATGTAGCTAGCCACTATGTTTTACTGTCTAATATCTACTCTTCCGCCGGACTCTGGGAAAAGGCGATGGACATCCGGAAAAGGATGAAAGAACTGGGAGTAAGAAAGGAACCTGGGTGTAGTTGGATTGAGTTTGGTGATGAGGTTCATAAGTTCGTGGCTGGGGATGGGTCACACCCACAAAGTGAGCAGCTCCATGGATTTCTTGAAATCCTGTTGGAAAGGATGAGAAAGGAGGGGTATGTGCCtgatacttcttgtgtacttcaCAATGTTGGTGAGGAGGAGAAAGAGACTCTACTCTGTGGGCACAGTGAGAAACTGGCGATAGCTTTTGGTATTCTCAACACCCCTCCTGGAACTACCATTAGAGTTGCCAAGAACCTTAGAGTTTGTAATGACTGCCATGTTGCTTCTAAGTTTATCTCGAAGATAGAAGACAGAGAGATCATTGTTAGAGACGTGAGGAGGTTCCATCATTTTAGGAATGGAACTTGTTCCTGTGGGGACTACTGGTAATAAGTGCCggaattcattttttttgttccgaagaagtaacaaaattttgtttattcTGACATTCATTTTGTAATTGAGATATACCATGTAAAAAAATTggttgaattttcaaaaaattcttgAAGCCGCGAGGTATTGATGAGGGTGAGtgtataaattaaaagattttggTAGTCAACTCTTAATCACTACTCTATACTTTACCTCTGTTTGTCAATCATCAGATCTCTTGTATTACTCACCCATCGAGCTTCTAAAGCCCCAATATTTTCAGAAGTTGTCGAGCTATGAGAATCAGTATGAGGTTTCAAGTAATGCTGTTTGTGGTAAATATAGCTTTAACCCTATAAATTGGACATCATTGTTCAGCTTACTAAGAAAACGATGGGTATAAAAAAGTTCCAGTTATTTTATTTGCCGTCTTCTCAATTAACAAACACAGCATATCAGCAGTTGAACTCAAGCTAGCTAAGGCAAAACGTAAACACACATAGGCATGCAAGGCACATATACATGTGAAAAAGGAGCAGCTGCTCAATTCATATGTATGTTGCTCACAATTTACTACTACAACCAGGGTAAAATGTCTGTTATTCAGAAGAAAATGGATTGATTCCTGAAACCTGCTTTCAGGCAAAAACAACTTAGGAAAAGTTCCTAGAGCACATAGGAAATCGGCAATTCATATCACTCAAAGCCTGAAAAAGCTAAgattcatagcacaaatcataCAAAGACCACTAGAAAGGATAAAGGAATgtcagataatttttttttgataagtaaataaagttttattgaaaaaaggaATGTCAGATAATCAAATCTGAATCACCAAAATTCTTTGAAGTGTTCACAAAGAGTCCAACTACTAACAGCCTTATTATTCATAAGATTACTCTATCCAATTCCATCAACACTAAAAGATATCACTTCTTTTTACGCTTGGCAGCTTGCTTTCCTTGACCCTTCTTAGGTGGTCCCTTTCCTCGACGCTTCAACATTTCAAGCTTAGATAAGCGCCTAGGCAAAGCACAATATACACATATGTTAGATGGTTCAAATGTGCATGGATCCTATCCGCATAACCATTAAGAGCTACTAAACATTCTTATATAGTACAAATAATCAAACTTCATAAAAACATTCTGGAGAAATTCTTCTTAAAGTACATAGCAGTCTTTATAGATTGCATTAAATGCAAGACTACATTGAaaatgaaggaagaaaagaaacagttttcatttcataaaatatACTAAGAAATTACAATAAAAACACATAAATACTGAAACAAAAGtaatttctttataattatttccaGCAAatgaatgaatatatatatatatatatatatatatatatatatatatatatatatatatatatatatatatatatatatat
This DNA window, taken from Alnus glutinosa chromosome 5, dhAlnGlut1.1, whole genome shotgun sequence, encodes the following:
- the LOC133868731 gene encoding pentatricopeptide repeat-containing protein At3g57430, chloroplastic; the protein is MSCCYTQPLSPLALPFSSRASSSLQTDHRLPTALQKQTRSQPLPTTTLTASSAKPLSQDSWVESLRSQARSNLFQEAIMTYIQMLALAGISPDNFAFPAVLKAVAGLQDVNLGKQIHAHVFKFGYAFSSVTVANTLVHMYGKCGNIGDVYKVFDRMTERDHVSWNSIIAALCRFEEWELALEAFRLMLFENEAPSSFTLVSGALACSNLRRHDGLRLGKQLHAYSLRTGIWKTYTNNAFMVMYAKLGRVADSQALFELFEERDMVSWNTMISSFSQNDQFLEALSFLRLMVLEGTKPDGVTFASVLPACSHLEMLDRGKEIHAYALKTTNLLENSFVGSALVDMYCNCQQVESGRRVFDGILERSIALFNAMVTGYAQNEHYEKALNLFFQMVLDGICPNTTTMSSVLPASVRCELFSDTEGMHGYVIKRGLYRDRYMQNALMDMYFRMGKIEISEYIFNGMEVRDIVSWNTMITGYVICGRHNDALNLLHEMQMIEEQNKDDNCEEKNMVPLKPNSVTLMTVLPGCASLAALAKGKEIHGYAIRHLLASDVAVGSALVDMYAKCGCLDFSRRVFDRMPIKNVITWNVLIMAYGMHGRGEEAFELFKDMVAEGDKNDGLRPNQVTFIAILAACSHSRMVNEGLYLFHRMKENHGVEPAPDHYACVVDLLGRAGQLEEAYELINTMPPEFDKTDAWSSLLGACRIHQNVEIGEIAAKNLLDLEPNVASHYVLLSNIYSSAGLWEKAMDIRKRMKELGVRKEPGCSWIEFGDEVHKFVAGDGSHPQSEQLHGFLEILLERMRKEGYVPDTSCVLHNVGEEEKETLLCGHSEKLAIAFGILNTPPGTTIRVAKNLRVCNDCHVASKFISKIEDREIIVRDVRRFHHFRNGTCSCGDYW